From Watersipora subatra chromosome 2, tzWatSuba1.1, whole genome shotgun sequence, one genomic window encodes:
- the LOC137387040 gene encoding uncharacterized protein translates to MRLKVAIMLVLEESHSIRQAADIHGISRSVLHRHVKEAKLKGLENIHNFQPNLSNRKVFTEEQEKMLCDYLLTAAKHHHGLTPVTARKFAYEYAEKVNADFPHSWRNTKCAGLDWLYGFRKRFPQISIRTPEATSLSRLTSFNKTNIQEFFRNLEQLLVNNKFEAQHIYNVDETGLTTAHKPPKILADKKSKQVGQLTSAERGTLVTFVGCINALGNAIPPFMIFPRVHFKPTMINGAPSGTSGAAQPTGWMTGEVFIDWLKHFKKHTSCNPANSVLLLMDNHVSHITVESVTFAKENGISLLTFPPHCSHKLQPLDRSIYGPLKRQYNTACNNWMVNHPGRTISIHDIGGLVGQAYPKAFTCENITSGFKVAGIWPFNPDIFTDNDFMGSYVTDKDNPNQRDQLDIDPSKGTSSQVIATPTQPAATVAHPNCPTPEEVRPYPKAPLRKGNKAVGRQGRSMVLTDTPVKEQLIARLTAKTARNASKQKKKMKRVLTPEESSEDDEAEAENLLATALESDSDDYAEENCDVNAISIGSFVVVKYSSSKFVAYHVGQIQNIEDDSVKINFLRRCGDSFVWPDVKDEDVVLQDSIETILPNPTSVGGTARVCMKLQFAADVSNVN, encoded by the exons ATGAGACTGAAAGTTGCTATAATGCTAGTGCTTGAGGAAAGCCACTCAATTCGCCAAGCTGCTGACATACACGGCATATCACGATCAGTCCTGCACAGGCATGTAAAGGAAGCTAAACTGAAGGGGTTAGAAAATATTCACAATTTCCAGCCAAATTTGAGCAATCGCAAGGTGTTTACAGAAGAGCAAGAAAAGATGTTATGTGATTACCTGCTCACAGCTGCCAAGCATCATCATGGTCTAACTCCTGTTACTGCTAGAAAATTTGCATACGAATACGCCGAAAAAGTTAATGCCGACTTTCCACACAGTTGGCGCAATACTAAGTGTGCAGGGTTAGACTGGCTATATGGTTTCAGAAAAAGGTTTCCTCAAATCAGCATCCGAACACCTGAGGCTACCAGTCTTAGTAGACTGaccagttttaataaaaccAATATTCAAGAATTTTTCAGAAATCTGGAACAACTACTGGTTAATAACAAGTTTGAGGCTCAACATATCTATAATGTTGATGAAACTGGGTTAACAACGGCACACAAACCACCCAAAATATTGGCGGACAAAAAGTCTAAACAAGTAGGCCAGCTTACTTCTGCTGAGAGAGGAACACTTGTGACGTTTGTGGGATGCATAAATGCTTTAGGGAATGCCATACCTCCATTTATGATATTTCCCCGAGTACACTTTAAGCCTACTATGATCAATGGAGCCCCTTCTGGAACATCTGGAGCTGCCCAACCTACTGGCTGGATGACTGGTGAAGTTTTTATTGACTGGTTGAAACATTTCAAGAAGCATACTTCATGTAATCCAGCAAATTCAGTTTTACTCCTGATGGACAACCATGTAAGCCACATAACAGTTGAAAGTGTTACATTTGCGAAAGAAAATGGAATCTCTTTGCTTACCTTCCCTCCCCATTGCTCGCATAAATTGCAACCCTTAGATAGAAGTATCTATGGGCCACTTAAACGTCAATATAACACTGCATGCAACAACTGGATGGTGAACCACCCCGGAAGAACCATTTCCATACATGACATTGGAGGACTAGTTGGACAGGCATACCCTAAAGCTTTTACATGTGAAAACATAACATCAGGCTTCAAAGTTGCTGGCATATGGCCGTTCAATCCTGATATATTTACAGACAATGATTTTATGGGATCATACGTTACTGACAAGGACAATCCCAACCAGAGAGACCAGTTAGATATCGATCCAAGCAAAGGTACATCAAGTCAAGTTATAGCTACTCCAACGCAACCAGCTGCAACTGTTGCACACCCTAATTGTCCTACACCAGAAGAAGTCCGACCATATCCAAAAGCCCCACTTAGAAAGGGCAACAAAGCTGTGGGTAGACAAGGCAGGTCGATGGTGCTAACAGACACTCCAGTGAAAGAACAACTGATAGCCAGACTAACCGCAAAAACAG CAAGGAATGCGAGCAAGCagaaaaagaaaatgaaaagagTGCTCACACCTGAAGAAAGCAGTGAAGATGATGAGGCAGAAGCTGAAAATCTACTAGCTACTGCTCTGGAGTCTGACAGTGATGACTATGCTGAAGAGAACTGCGATGTCAACGCAATAAGCATAGGATCATTCGTAGTTGTCAAATATAGCAGCAGCAAATTTGTGGCATATCATGTAGGACAAATCCAAAATATTGAAGACGACTCAGTTAAAATCAACTTTTTAAGGCGGTGTGGTGATTCTTTTGTTTGGCCTGATGTAAAAGATGAGGATGTTGTGCTGCAAGACAGCATAGAAACTATCTTGCCTAATCCTACCTCAGTGGGTGGGACTGCGCGTGTGTGTATGAAACTGCAGTTTGCAGCTGATGTTTCCAATGTTAACTAA